The Delphinus delphis chromosome 2, mDelDel1.2, whole genome shotgun sequence genome contains a region encoding:
- the EMC7 gene encoding endoplasmic reticulum membrane protein complex subunit 7 isoform X2, whose product MAAAVWGFFSFLLLMLSGDAQSSEVSGATSEGSGGSGVSIGDRFKIEGRAVVPGVKPQDWISAARVLVDGEEHVGFLKARYVNYIKTSEVVRLPYPLQMKSSGPPSYFIKRESWGWTDFLMNPMVMMMVLPLLIFVLLPKVVNTSDPDMRREMEQSMNMLNSNHELPDVSEFMTRLFSSKSSGKSSSGSSKTGKSGAGKRR is encoded by the exons ATGGCGGCCGCAGTGTGgggcttcttttccttccttctgctgatgcTCTCAGGGGATGCCCAGAGCTCGGAGGTGTCTGGGGCTACCTCCGAGGGCTCAGGAGGGAGTGGGGTCAGTATCGGAGATCGCTTCAAGATTGAGGGGCGTGCGGTTGTTCCTGGTGTGAAGCCCCAGGACTGGATCTCGGCGGCCCGAGTGCTGGTAGACGGAGAGGAGCACGTCGGCTTTCTTAA AGCGAGATATGTGAATTACATCAAAACATCAGAAGTGGTCAGACTGCCCTATCCTCTCCAAATGAAATCTTCAGGCCCACCTTCTTACTTTATTAAAAGGGAATCTTGGGGCTGGACAGACTTTCTGATGAACCCAATG gtTATGATGATGGTTCTTCCATTATTGATATTTGTGCTTCTGCCCAAAGTGGTCAACACAAGTGATCCTGACATGAGGCGG GAGATGGAGCAGTCAATGAATATGCTGAATTCCAATCATGAATTGCCTGATGTTTCTGAGTTCATGACAAGACTCTTCTCTTCAAAATCATCTGGCAAATCTAGCAGTGGCAGCAGTAAAACAGGCAAAAGTGGGGCTGGCAAAAGGAGGTAG
- the EMC7 gene encoding endoplasmic reticulum membrane protein complex subunit 7 isoform X1, whose product MAAAVWGFFSFLLLMLSGDAQSSEVSGATSEGSGGSGVSIGDRFKIEGRAVVPGVKPQDWISAARVLVDGEEHVGFLKTDGSFVVHDIPSGSYVVEVISPAYRFDPVRVDITSKGKMRARYVNYIKTSEVVRLPYPLQMKSSGPPSYFIKRESWGWTDFLMNPMVMMMVLPLLIFVLLPKVVNTSDPDMRREMEQSMNMLNSNHELPDVSEFMTRLFSSKSSGKSSSGSSKTGKSGAGKRR is encoded by the exons ATGGCGGCCGCAGTGTGgggcttcttttccttccttctgctgatgcTCTCAGGGGATGCCCAGAGCTCGGAGGTGTCTGGGGCTACCTCCGAGGGCTCAGGAGGGAGTGGGGTCAGTATCGGAGATCGCTTCAAGATTGAGGGGCGTGCGGTTGTTCCTGGTGTGAAGCCCCAGGACTGGATCTCGGCGGCCCGAGTGCTGGTAGACGGAGAGGAGCACGTCGGCTTTCTTAA GACAGATGGGAGTTTTGTGGTTCATGATATACCTTCTGGATCTTATGTAGTGGAAGTTATTTCTCCAGCTTACAGGTTTGATCCTGTCCGAGTAGATATCACTTCaaaaggcaaaatgag AGCGAGATATGTGAATTACATCAAAACATCAGAAGTGGTCAGACTGCCCTATCCTCTCCAAATGAAATCTTCAGGCCCACCTTCTTACTTTATTAAAAGGGAATCTTGGGGCTGGACAGACTTTCTGATGAACCCAATG gtTATGATGATGGTTCTTCCATTATTGATATTTGTGCTTCTGCCCAAAGTGGTCAACACAAGTGATCCTGACATGAGGCGG GAGATGGAGCAGTCAATGAATATGCTGAATTCCAATCATGAATTGCCTGATGTTTCTGAGTTCATGACAAGACTCTTCTCTTCAAAATCATCTGGCAAATCTAGCAGTGGCAGCAGTAAAACAGGCAAAAGTGGGGCTGGCAAAAGGAGGTAG